The following proteins come from a genomic window of Nitrospirota bacterium:
- the tuf gene encoding elongation factor Tu (EF-Tu; promotes GTP-dependent binding of aminoacyl-tRNA to the A-site of ribosomes during protein biosynthesis; when the tRNA anticodon matches the mRNA codon, GTP hydrolysis results; the inactive EF-Tu-GDP leaves the ribosome and release of GDP is promoted by elongation factor Ts; many prokaryotes have two copies of the gene encoding EF-Tu) has product DNVTITVELITPIAMEKELRFAIREGGRTVGAGVVSEVIE; this is encoded by the coding sequence AGACAATGTGACGATAACTGTGGAACTGATAACGCCGATAGCCATGGAGAAGGAATTAAGGTTTGCAATAAGGGAAGGCGGAAGGACCGTAGGCGCAGGCGTTGTGAGCGAGGTTATTGAATAA
- the rpsJ gene encoding 30S ribosomal protein S10, giving the protein MNEKIRINLRAYDQRLLDQSVREIVDTAKRTGAKICGPVPLPTKIHKITVLRSPHVDKKSREQFEIRTHKRLIDILDPTAQTVDALMKLDLAAGVDVEIKL; this is encoded by the coding sequence ATGAATGAGAAGATAAGGATAAATCTGAGGGCGTATGATCAAAGACTGCTGGACCAGTCTGTGCGGGAGATTGTTGACACCGCTAAACGGACAGGCGCAAAGATTTGCGGTCCTGTTCCTTTGCCGACAAAGATTCATAAAATTACTGTCCTCAGGTCTCCTCATGTGGATAAAAAATCAAGAGAGCAGTTTGAAATAAGGACGCATAAGAGGCTTATAGACATCTTAGATCCGACGGCCCAGACAGTAGATGCCCTTATGAAACTGGACCTTGCCGCCGGCGTTGATGTGGAGATAAAGCTATGA